A portion of the Flavobacterium limnophilum genome contains these proteins:
- a CDS encoding Crp/Fnr family transcriptional regulator → MPLIIDNLSKHISLTPQEQELFLSKTEILQYKAKTVLLNAGEICKNSYFVNSGVLRSFNINDNIVEHVLSFACSGWWISDMYSLLSQKPGNLFIQVIEDAEIVVLSKENQEILFREIPKLERFFRILTENSLVAHQERLMDNLSLTAEERFEKFCNKHNDLIQKVPQKQIASYLGVTPEFFSKMKSKMLRK, encoded by the coding sequence ATGCCGCTAATAATTGACAATCTCTCCAAACACATTAGCCTGACTCCACAAGAGCAGGAACTTTTTTTGTCCAAGACGGAAATCCTTCAGTACAAGGCGAAAACGGTTTTGCTTAACGCTGGCGAAATTTGCAAGAATTCCTATTTCGTGAATTCGGGTGTGTTGCGAAGTTTCAACATCAACGACAATATCGTGGAACACGTTTTGAGTTTTGCCTGTAGTGGTTGGTGGATTAGCGATATGTACAGCCTGCTTTCGCAGAAACCGGGCAATCTTTTCATCCAAGTTATTGAAGATGCCGAAATAGTGGTTTTGTCCAAAGAAAACCAGGAAATACTGTTTCGAGAAATTCCCAAACTCGAACGTTTTTTCAGGATTTTAACCGAAAATTCATTGGTGGCACATCAGGAACGATTGATGGATAATTTGAGTTTAACCGCCGAGGAACGTTTCGAAAAATTTTGCAACAAACACAACGACCTGATCCAGAAAGTACCCCAAAAACAAATTGCCTCCTATCTGGGCGTGACTCCAGAATTTTTCAGCAAAATGAAAAGCAAAATGTTGCGAAAGTAG
- a CDS encoding pirin family protein, whose product MKTTVLHKADTRGHADHGWLNAYHSFSFASWYNPDRIQFGMLRVLNDDTVAAGMGFGTHPHDNMEIITIPLEGDLAHKDSMGNAETIKTGDVQVMSAGTGIQHSEFNPNADQRTKLFQIWVFPKVRNVEPRYQQITLDTTEQKNNFAQIVSPNPDDAGVWIHQDAWFHLADFDAGYTKTYELKKEGNGLYVFVISGTITVDGQELETRDGLGITDFKTLDFKATTDAKFLLMEIPMKQ is encoded by the coding sequence ATGAAAACTACAGTTTTACACAAAGCAGATACAAGAGGACACGCAGATCACGGATGGCTAAACGCTTACCATAGTTTTAGCTTTGCCAGTTGGTACAACCCGGATAGAATTCAATTCGGAATGTTGCGCGTTTTAAACGACGACACCGTGGCTGCTGGGATGGGTTTTGGCACGCATCCGCATGATAATATGGAAATTATTACCATTCCGTTGGAAGGCGATTTGGCCCACAAAGACAGTATGGGAAATGCCGAAACCATAAAAACGGGCGACGTACAGGTGATGAGTGCGGGAACTGGAATTCAACACTCTGAATTCAATCCAAATGCAGATCAACGCACTAAATTATTTCAGATTTGGGTATTTCCAAAAGTAAGAAATGTAGAACCTCGTTACCAACAAATCACTTTGGACACTACGGAACAAAAAAATAATTTTGCCCAAATAGTGTCTCCAAATCCTGATGATGCCGGAGTTTGGATTCATCAAGATGCCTGGTTTCATTTGGCCGATTTTGATGCTGGATATACCAAAACATACGAATTGAAAAAAGAAGGAAACGGACTTTATGTTTTTGTAATTTCGGGAACCATCACCGTTGATGGTCAAGAATTGGAAACCCGTGATGGATTGGGAATAACCGATTTCAAAACATTGGACTTCAAAGCAACAACCGATGCCAAATTTTTGTTGATGGAAATCCCGATGAAACAATAA
- a CDS encoding GNAT family N-acetyltransferase — protein sequence MNEEIIGLELNGSKGYFYVSVDGKQEGKMTFVFAGNDKIIIDHTEVNPGNNGKGYGKKMVAKAVEYAREKNIKIIPLCPFAKKVFDKTPEFSDVL from the coding sequence ATGAACGAAGAAATAATAGGATTAGAATTAAACGGTTCGAAAGGTTACTTTTATGTTTCGGTTGATGGAAAACAAGAAGGCAAAATGACTTTTGTTTTCGCTGGCAACGACAAGATTATCATTGACCACACCGAAGTGAATCCAGGCAATAACGGAAAAGGTTATGGCAAAAAAATGGTCGCCAAAGCGGTAGAATATGCCCGAGAAAAGAACATCAAAATCATTCCGCTTTGTCCTTTTGCGAAAAAGGTGTTTGACAAAACTCCTGAGTTCAGCGATGTTTTATAA
- a CDS encoding (4Fe-4S)-binding protein — MDSNNLKKEYTNGEVTVVWQSAKCIHSANCVRNNPDVFQPKEKPWIKIDGSSTEKIIETVQKCPSGALTFYKNE, encoded by the coding sequence ATGGACTCCAATAATTTAAAAAAAGAATATACCAACGGCGAAGTGACCGTGGTATGGCAATCCGCTAAATGCATTCATTCTGCCAATTGTGTTAGAAATAATCCCGACGTTTTTCAACCCAAAGAAAAACCTTGGATAAAAATTGATGGTTCTTCAACAGAAAAAATTATTGAGACTGTACAAAAATGTCCTTCGGGTGCTTTGACGTTTTACAAAAATGAATAA
- a CDS encoding YceI family protein, producing the protein MATTKWAIDPTHSEIGFKVKHMMFTNVSGKFGTYDATIATEDDNFENANFEFSADIDSINTNNADRDNHLKSGDFFDAENHPKLTFKATSFTKDGDDYELTGDLSIKEVTKSVKFPVEFSGLMKDPWGNTKAGLNIYGKINRKDWGLNWNSALETGGVLVGEEVKLNIELQLIKL; encoded by the coding sequence ATGGCAACTACAAAATGGGCAATTGACCCGACACACTCAGAAATTGGTTTTAAAGTAAAACACATGATGTTTACCAACGTTTCAGGAAAATTTGGAACTTACGATGCAACAATCGCAACGGAAGACGACAACTTCGAGAATGCAAACTTCGAATTCTCGGCAGACATCGATTCTATCAACACTAATAATGCTGACAGAGACAATCACCTGAAAAGTGGCGACTTTTTCGACGCTGAAAACCATCCAAAACTAACTTTCAAAGCAACGTCTTTTACCAAAGATGGAGATGATTACGAATTAACTGGAGATTTGAGTATTAAAGAGGTAACCAAATCGGTGAAATTCCCTGTTGAATTCAGCGGATTGATGAAAGACCCTTGGGGAAATACCAAAGCGGGATTGAACATTTACGGCAAAATCAACCGTAAAGATTGGGGATTGAACTGGAATTCGGCTTTGGAAACAGGCGGTGTTTTGGTTGGCGAAGAAGTGAAATTGAACATCGAATTGCAATTAATAAAACTATAA
- a CDS encoding IS256 family transposase, whose translation MKKEDLLSDEFLKQFKTGEDLYGFLAQLQKRGIEKMLEGELDAHLGYDKHEKTTKSNARNGFSNKKIKTSFGESQIQVPRDREASFNPLIVPKRQNMLDGLENVIISLYAKGMSNSDIEEQIREVYNFEVSTSTISRITDTVSSDIIAWQNRPLEAVYLIVWMDGIVFKVRENSKIVNKTIYLAVGLNREGKKEVLGMWLGKNESASFWLGVLTDLKARGVEDILITATDNLNGFTQTIKNVFPESQTQICVVHQIRNSARYVVWKDKKEFSADMKLIYNAPTKEAAKASLGDFSKKWNNKYPYAIKSWEENWEELTVFFDFPVEIRKIIYTTNLIENLNGKIRKYTKNKLSFPTDEAVLKSVYLALREATKKWSMPIQNWGLILNQFLTIFEKRVQL comes from the coding sequence ATGAAAAAGGAAGATTTATTATCCGATGAATTTTTGAAGCAATTCAAAACAGGCGAAGACCTTTATGGCTTCTTAGCCCAACTACAAAAGCGAGGAATAGAGAAAATGCTCGAAGGCGAATTAGACGCCCATTTAGGCTATGATAAGCACGAGAAAACTACAAAATCCAATGCTCGTAATGGTTTTTCTAACAAGAAAATAAAAACCTCATTTGGCGAATCTCAGATTCAAGTTCCCAGAGATCGAGAAGCCTCATTTAACCCTTTAATTGTGCCCAAAAGGCAAAATATGCTCGATGGTTTAGAGAACGTAATAATCTCTCTCTATGCCAAAGGAATGAGCAATAGCGACATCGAAGAACAAATAAGAGAAGTTTATAATTTTGAGGTTTCCACTAGTACTATTTCTAGGATAACCGACACGGTTTCGAGTGATATTATTGCTTGGCAAAACCGACCTTTAGAGGCTGTTTATCTGATAGTCTGGATGGACGGAATTGTTTTTAAAGTTAGAGAAAACTCAAAAATAGTCAATAAAACCATCTATTTAGCCGTTGGACTTAATAGAGAAGGTAAAAAAGAAGTCCTTGGAATGTGGCTAGGAAAGAATGAAAGTGCTAGTTTCTGGCTTGGCGTTTTAACAGATTTAAAAGCTAGAGGAGTTGAAGATATACTAATTACTGCTACTGACAATCTAAATGGTTTTACGCAAACTATCAAAAATGTATTCCCGGAATCACAAACCCAAATCTGTGTAGTACATCAAATTAGAAACTCAGCTCGTTATGTGGTTTGGAAAGATAAAAAGGAATTTTCGGCAGATATGAAGCTTATTTACAATGCTCCAACTAAAGAAGCTGCTAAAGCATCTCTGGGAGATTTTTCTAAAAAATGGAATAATAAATATCCTTATGCGATTAAATCCTGGGAAGAAAATTGGGAGGAACTTACCGTATTCTTTGACTTTCCAGTAGAAATCAGAAAGATAATTTACACCACAAATTTAATCGAAAACCTCAATGGTAAAATCAGAAAATACACTAAAAACAAATTATCATTCCCAACGGATGAAGCTGTTTTAAAATCTGTATATTTGGCTTTGAGAGAGGCAACCAAAAAATGGTCGATGCCAATCCAAAACTGGGGATTAATCCTCAACCAGTTCTTAACTATATTTGAAAAAAGGGTTCAACTTTAA
- a CDS encoding glycosyltransferase, whose product MRSKQNKSILLMSSYPPRECGLATFSSDVVNSIKLVFGDSLPIEVCALQKQENQFEYGDDVHYTLTVSSIQEYRLLAEKINNRDDIGMLCVEHEFGLFGGDYGNYLLSFLLALNKPIAMVFHTVLPNPNEKLKKVVQAIIDLSNKIVVLTKKSQEILIRDYGCKESKMMLIPHGTHMVLLDQKENLKKEFHYSDKIVLSTFGLISENKNIETVLYALPDIIAKHPEVIYLVVGKTHPEILKRDGENYREMLIEMTKKLKLENNVFFVNEFLELKQLLNYLILSDVYLFASKDPNQAVSGTFAYAMSCGCAIISTPIPHAIEALNSGTGILLDGFDNPEEFQKAILKLVENKQERVEMGQNGYALTHETTWENIALKYGFLFAEVTESKEKLRFNYPSIKLDHIKELTTDYGILQFSNFSQPNTSFGYTLDDNARALIDMVMYHDSSANPVALNLASIYLNFIADIQQEEGKFDNYKDFNRQLTEQNQLVNLEDSNGRALWSLGYTLSHQKNLPIDLVQKAQKSWDKAVVHIDFVTSPRAIAYTLKGLYYYYQVNPEEEIKNNIIRLADTLLNHYHINSDEEWCWYEDYMTYANNVLPEAMMYSFMATGDLKYKKIAVITFDFLLSHYFMKGELSVISNRGWFVKGSHKKTYGEQPIEVATTIITLHLFYEVTGNVKYKEQLNVAFSWFLGNNHLNQIIYNPVNGASYDGLEEKNVNINQGAESTLCFFKAQLIMDSYKNQNQENYKHLDVEFANAV is encoded by the coding sequence ATGAGGTCAAAACAAAACAAATCGATACTATTGATGAGTTCTTATCCGCCGAGAGAATGTGGATTGGCTACTTTTTCCAGTGACGTAGTCAATTCCATAAAATTAGTTTTTGGAGATTCACTCCCAATAGAAGTATGTGCTTTGCAAAAACAGGAAAATCAATTCGAATATGGTGATGATGTGCATTACACCTTAACCGTTTCCTCGATTCAGGAATACCGTCTTTTGGCCGAAAAAATTAACAATCGCGATGATATTGGAATGCTTTGCGTCGAACATGAATTTGGTCTTTTTGGAGGAGATTACGGGAATTATTTGCTCTCCTTTTTATTGGCCCTAAACAAACCCATTGCAATGGTTTTTCATACCGTATTGCCTAATCCAAATGAAAAATTGAAGAAAGTAGTGCAGGCAATTATTGATTTGTCCAATAAAATTGTGGTTCTTACCAAAAAATCCCAAGAGATTTTGATACGGGATTATGGTTGTAAAGAATCTAAAATGATGCTTATTCCGCACGGAACCCACATGGTTCTCCTGGATCAAAAAGAGAATTTAAAAAAAGAATTTCACTATTCAGACAAAATAGTATTGTCAACATTTGGGTTAATTAGCGAAAACAAGAATATCGAGACTGTTTTATATGCCTTGCCCGACATCATTGCAAAACATCCGGAAGTAATTTATCTGGTAGTTGGAAAAACCCATCCAGAAATCTTGAAAAGGGATGGCGAGAATTACCGCGAAATGCTTATTGAGATGACCAAAAAACTGAAACTGGAAAACAACGTATTCTTTGTCAATGAATTTTTGGAGTTAAAACAATTGCTCAATTATTTAATCCTGTCCGATGTTTATTTGTTTGCTTCCAAAGATCCAAATCAAGCCGTAAGTGGCACTTTTGCCTATGCAATGAGTTGTGGTTGTGCCATAATTTCAACCCCAATACCGCATGCCATCGAGGCTTTGAACTCGGGTACCGGAATTTTGTTGGATGGATTTGACAATCCCGAAGAGTTTCAAAAAGCGATATTGAAACTGGTTGAAAACAAACAAGAACGGGTGGAAATGGGACAAAATGGCTATGCTTTGACCCACGAAACCACTTGGGAGAATATTGCCCTAAAATACGGATTCCTGTTTGCTGAAGTAACGGAAAGCAAGGAAAAATTAAGATTTAATTACCCATCCATTAAATTGGACCACATCAAGGAATTAACAACCGATTATGGAATTCTTCAATTTTCGAATTTTAGCCAGCCGAATACTTCGTTTGGTTATACTTTGGATGACAATGCTCGTGCATTAATTGACATGGTGATGTATCATGATAGTAGCGCAAATCCTGTTGCCTTAAATTTGGCTTCGATTTATTTGAATTTTATTGCCGATATTCAGCAAGAAGAAGGAAAGTTTGACAATTACAAAGACTTTAATCGTCAATTGACAGAGCAAAACCAATTGGTAAATCTTGAAGATTCGAACGGAAGAGCTTTATGGAGTTTAGGATATACATTGTCCCATCAAAAAAATCTGCCAATAGATTTAGTGCAAAAAGCACAAAAATCTTGGGATAAGGCTGTCGTGCATATTGATTTCGTTACTTCTCCAAGGGCAATTGCCTATACGCTCAAAGGACTTTATTACTACTATCAGGTTAATCCTGAGGAAGAAATTAAAAACAATATAATAAGACTTGCCGATACATTACTGAATCATTATCACATTAATTCCGATGAAGAATGGTGCTGGTATGAAGATTACATGACCTATGCCAATAACGTTCTTCCTGAAGCAATGATGTATAGTTTTATGGCGACAGGGGATTTGAAATACAAAAAAATCGCAGTAATAACATTTGATTTTCTCTTGTCACATTATTTTATGAAAGGAGAACTTAGCGTAATTTCAAATCGGGGCTGGTTTGTCAAAGGCAGTCATAAAAAAACTTATGGAGAACAACCCATAGAAGTGGCAACAACCATTATTACCCTGCATTTGTTTTATGAAGTCACGGGAAATGTCAAATATAAAGAACAGTTGAATGTGGCATTTTCATGGTTTTTAGGAAATAATCACCTGAACCAGATAATTTATAACCCCGTAAATGGAGCTTCTTACGATGGGCTTGAAGAAAAAAATGTCAATATTAATCAAGGAGCCGAATCAACACTCTGTTTTTTTAAGGCACAGTTGATTATGGATTCATACAAAAACCAAAATCAAGAAAATTATAAGCACTTGGATGTCGAATTCGCGAATGCCGTTTAA
- a CDS encoding glycoside hydrolase family 130 protein, with protein MSNQDVTHTLEQINRGFAKRHRNISAIFCKHYDNIKPIIAEMQINETELSEEKKMLIGSYLTMEYSIESSAFFNPSMIEDFDQSNLEKDEKRVVISFRATGEGHVSSIVFRRGIIDKDNNLRMMKIGTDIEKAEILHKMMYNKKRIMSKLAEMHILDIYTSILNDLPDVFEYSAFKSAINAALANSVISKEVKEAYEEVIWVMDSFYDIQFNHDFDISERVIFPISDTESRGIEDARFVRFVDDDGSENVMGTYTAYNGHSILTKLITTEDFYTFRIMPLYGEGAQGKGMALFPKKINGKYAMLARIDGVNNYLMYSVRPNEWKNPRIIQRPKYPWEYTQIGNCGSPLWTEEGWLVITHGVGAMRRYCIGASLFDLDDPSKELGRLPEPLLSPLEDEREGYVPNVVYSCGSIIHNNSLILPYAVSDYSSSYAVVDLKELLDALKNSKNELP; from the coding sequence ATGAGCAATCAAGATGTTACCCATACTTTGGAACAAATAAACAGGGGTTTTGCAAAACGGCATCGAAATATTTCGGCAATTTTTTGTAAACATTACGATAATATCAAGCCAATAATTGCAGAAATGCAAATCAATGAGACAGAGTTGTCAGAAGAAAAGAAAATGCTTATTGGTTCTTATCTTACCATGGAATATTCCATTGAATCATCGGCTTTTTTTAACCCTTCGATGATAGAAGATTTTGATCAATCGAATTTGGAAAAAGACGAGAAACGTGTTGTTATTTCTTTTAGAGCCACTGGAGAAGGACATGTTTCTTCCATCGTGTTTAGAAGGGGAATCATCGACAAGGATAATAATCTGAGGATGATGAAAATTGGTACTGATATTGAAAAAGCCGAGATTTTGCACAAAATGATGTATAATAAAAAAAGGATTATGTCCAAATTGGCAGAAATGCACATCTTGGATATTTATACTTCTATCCTGAATGATTTGCCTGACGTGTTCGAGTATTCAGCATTTAAAAGTGCGATAAATGCAGCATTGGCAAATTCAGTTATAAGCAAAGAGGTAAAGGAAGCTTATGAAGAAGTAATTTGGGTAATGGATTCCTTTTATGACATACAATTCAACCATGATTTCGATATCTCGGAGCGTGTTATATTTCCAATATCGGATACCGAAAGCCGAGGAATAGAGGATGCCCGATTTGTTCGTTTTGTTGACGATGACGGTTCCGAGAATGTAATGGGAACTTATACCGCCTATAACGGGCATTCCATTCTTACAAAATTAATCACGACCGAAGATTTCTATACGTTTCGAATTATGCCTTTGTATGGAGAAGGGGCGCAAGGAAAAGGGATGGCCTTGTTTCCTAAAAAAATAAACGGCAAATATGCCATGCTCGCCAGGATAGATGGAGTCAATAATTATCTGATGTATTCGGTAAGACCAAACGAATGGAAAAATCCACGGATTATTCAAAGACCCAAATATCCATGGGAATATACACAAATTGGGAATTGTGGTTCGCCTTTATGGACAGAAGAGGGTTGGCTTGTAATTACTCATGGAGTAGGAGCGATGCGGCGTTATTGCATAGGGGCATCCTTGTTTGATTTGGATGATCCCTCCAAGGAATTGGGGAGGCTTCCCGAGCCTTTGCTCAGTCCTTTAGAAGATGAACGCGAAGGATATGTTCCCAATGTGGTTTATTCCTGTGGGTCGATAATTCACAACAACAGTCTTATATTGCCTTATGCCGTTTCTGATTATTCCTCCAGTTATGCCGTGGTTGACTTGAAAGAATTGCTCGATGCTTTGAAAAATAGTAAAAATGAACTGCCATGA
- the fabD gene encoding ACP S-malonyltransferase gives MKAYVFPGQGAQFTGMGKDLYENSELAKSLFEKANEILGFRITEIMFEGTAEELKETKVTQPAIFLHSVILAKTLEDFKPEMVAGHSLGEFSALVANGVLSFEDGLRLVSQRALAMQKACEIKPSTMAAVLGLADNIVEDVCASIDGIVVAANYNCPGQLVISGETSAVEKACEAMKAAGAKRALLLPVGGGFHSPMMEPAREELAAAIEATTFSTPICPVYQNVTATAVSDPAEIKKNLIIQLTAPVKWTQSVQQMIADGATLFTEVGPGKVLAGLIGKIDREAATANA, from the coding sequence ATGAAAGCATACGTATTTCCAGGTCAAGGAGCACAATTCACCGGAATGGGCAAAGACTTATATGAGAATTCCGAATTAGCAAAATCACTTTTCGAAAAAGCCAATGAAATCTTGGGTTTTCGCATCACGGAAATTATGTTTGAAGGCACAGCGGAGGAATTGAAAGAAACCAAGGTTACCCAACCGGCGATTTTCCTGCATTCGGTTATTCTGGCCAAAACCTTGGAAGATTTCAAACCAGAAATGGTGGCGGGACATTCTTTGGGCGAATTTTCGGCCTTGGTTGCCAATGGCGTTTTGTCATTTGAAGACGGATTACGGTTGGTTTCTCAACGTGCCTTGGCGATGCAAAAAGCCTGCGAAATAAAACCATCCACAATGGCGGCAGTTCTAGGATTGGCCGACAATATCGTGGAAGACGTTTGTGCTTCAATTGACGGAATCGTGGTGGCAGCAAACTACAATTGCCCTGGACAATTAGTAATTTCTGGAGAAACCTCAGCCGTAGAAAAAGCTTGTGAAGCGATGAAGGCTGCTGGTGCAAAACGCGCTTTGTTATTGCCTGTAGGTGGTGGTTTTCACTCGCCAATGATGGAACCCGCAAGAGAAGAATTGGCCGCAGCCATTGAAGCGACAACTTTCTCCACTCCTATTTGCCCAGTATATCAAAACGTTACGGCAACTGCCGTTTCCGATCCTGCCGAAATCAAGAAAAACTTGATTATCCAATTGACAGCTCCCGTAAAATGGACACAATCCGTGCAACAAATGATTGCCGATGGTGCAACTTTGTTTACCGAAGTAGGTCCTGGAAAAGTATTGGCTGGTTTGATTGGAAAAATTGACAGAGAAGCTGCGACAGCAAACGCTTAA
- a CDS encoding DUF2971 domain-containing protein, producing MTTSYKIYNGTLDDGEYPSILYKYRDWNKEYHDRYIKNREIYMAPASSFEDENDCKIPVRYDLLNAKQTIDFAVRLSKLENPEFTRQQHRKDARNWAKQKFLKNKKIYDDFQKHYFKESDQRRGILCLTEFPCLERMWNEYANNSTGFCVGYNSRIMFEFLGGGGKVTYDDLPIILPEPIMTHYEIHNKQVFYKQKKWDYENEYRTHTFFEKPATREMRQIELPKEAFNKVILGKNISIKDKNEITEVVRDIIGNIPIEEYKNICQTTKYPKNNTIY from the coding sequence ATGACGACAAGTTATAAAATATACAACGGCACTTTAGACGATGGTGAATACCCATCAATTCTATATAAATATCGAGACTGGAATAAAGAATATCACGATAGGTACATCAAGAATCGTGAAATATATATGGCTCCAGCAAGTTCATTTGAAGATGAAAATGATTGTAAAATTCCTGTCAGATATGATTTATTGAATGCCAAACAAACTATCGATTTTGCAGTTCGATTGTCAAAGCTTGAAAATCCAGAATTTACACGCCAACAACATAGAAAAGATGCAAGGAATTGGGCAAAACAGAAATTTCTTAAAAACAAAAAAATTTATGATGATTTCCAAAAGCACTATTTCAAAGAATCTGATCAAAGAAGAGGCATTCTTTGCTTAACTGAATTTCCTTGTCTTGAAAGAATGTGGAATGAATATGCTAATAACTCAACTGGATTTTGTGTAGGTTATAATTCAAGAATAATGTTTGAATTTTTAGGTGGTGGCGGAAAAGTTACTTACGACGATTTACCAATCATTTTACCTGAACCTATAATGACACATTATGAAATCCATAATAAGCAAGTATTTTATAAACAAAAGAAATGGGATTATGAAAATGAATATCGAACTCATACTTTTTTTGAAAAACCTGCTACAAGAGAAATGAGACAAATTGAACTTCCGAAAGAAGCATTTAATAAAGTAATATTAGGCAAAAACATTAGTATCAAAGATAAAAATGAAATAACAGAAGTAGTCAGAGATATCATAGGCAACATTCCAATCGAAGAATACAAGAATATTTGTCAAACTACCAAATACCCTAAAAACAATACTATTTATTAA
- the galE gene encoding UDP-glucose 4-epimerase GalE has protein sequence MKILVTGGLGFIGSHTVVELQNQGFEVVIVDDLSNSSEEVLKGITAITNKKPLFEKLDLREKAKVQDFFKKHQDISGVIHFAASKAVGESVGKPLEYYENNINSLIYLLQELQKLPESNFIFSSSCTVYGQAEKMPITEDAPIQTAMSPYGNTKQIGEEIITDAAKVTNINAILLRYFNPIGAHPSAEIGELPLGVPQNLVPFITQTGLGLRKELSVFGDDYPTPDGTCVRDYIHVVDLAKAHVIAMKRLLDKKNLDKVEIFNLGTGTGSSVLEVIHSFEKVSGQKLPYKIVPRREGDITEAYANTDKANNVLGWKSELTLEEAMASAWKWEQKVRS, from the coding sequence ATGAAAATATTAGTAACAGGAGGATTGGGATTTATTGGTTCCCATACCGTGGTCGAATTGCAAAATCAAGGTTTTGAAGTAGTGATTGTTGATGATCTTTCGAATTCTTCGGAAGAAGTTTTAAAAGGAATTACCGCCATTACGAATAAAAAACCACTTTTCGAAAAGTTGGATTTGCGCGAGAAAGCAAAAGTTCAGGATTTTTTCAAAAAGCACCAAGATATTTCGGGTGTCATTCATTTTGCAGCTTCGAAAGCGGTTGGCGAAAGTGTTGGAAAACCATTGGAGTATTATGAAAACAACATCAATAGCTTGATTTATTTGCTTCAAGAATTGCAAAAACTACCGGAATCCAATTTCATTTTTAGTTCGTCTTGCACGGTTTACGGTCAAGCCGAAAAAATGCCCATTACCGAAGATGCACCCATCCAAACGGCAATGTCTCCTTACGGAAATACCAAGCAAATAGGAGAAGAAATTATTACAGATGCTGCCAAAGTAACCAATATCAACGCGATTTTATTGCGTTATTTCAACCCGATTGGAGCACATCCATCGGCTGAAATTGGCGAATTGCCTTTGGGAGTTCCGCAAAATTTGGTGCCGTTTATCACTCAAACTGGATTGGGTTTACGCAAAGAATTGTCAGTTTTCGGCGATGATTATCCTACGCCTGACGGAACTTGTGTTCGCGATTACATTCACGTAGTCGATTTGGCGAAAGCCCACGTTATTGCAATGAAACGCTTATTGGATAAAAAGAATTTGGACAAAGTGGAGATTTTCAATCTAGGAACAGGAACAGGAAGCTCGGTTTTGGAAGTGATTCATTCTTTCGAGAAAGTAAGCGGACAAAAATTGCCATATAAAATTGTGCCTCGCAGAGAAGGCGATATTACCGAAGCGTATGCTAATACCGATAAAGCCAATAATGTTTTAGGCTGGAAATCAGAATTAACATTGGAAGAAGCTATGGCAAGTGCCTGGAAATGGGAACAGAAGGTTCGTTCTTAA